One window from the genome of Osmerus eperlanus chromosome 3, fOsmEpe2.1, whole genome shotgun sequence encodes:
- the LOC134017242 gene encoding ATP-binding cassette sub-family C member 4-like isoform X3, with protein sequence MEPVRKETKHNPSATANLLSKIFFCWLNPLFKIGYKRRLEEHDMYKVLPEDGSERLGEDLQRHWDQEVQRAAKELRKPKLTKALIRCYWKSYACIGIYTLVEEIIKVGQPVLLGKLIQYFESYDPNNMAALHEAYAYAAGISISTLGLAALHHLYFYHVQRAGMKIRVAMCHVIYRKALCLNSTALGKTTTGQIVNLLSNDVNKFDEVTIFLHYLWVGPLQAAAVIGLLWFEIGPSCLAGMALLVILMPVQTLFGRLFSSLRAQTASLTDNRIRTMNEVVSGIRIIKMYAWEKPFSALVDEIRRKEISKIMRSSYLRGLNMASFFVASKIIVFITFCVYVLTGNRISASRVFVAVSLYGAVRLTVTLFFPSAIERLSETLVSVRRIKNFLLLEEVSTLHLGAPVGEKRDCMVEIQNIVCYWEKVSDAPTLQNVSFTVRSEQLLAVIGPVGAGKSSLLSTILGELSLDTGVVKVRGELTYACQQPWIFPGTIRSNILFGKELHPQKYERVLRACALKRDMELLPGGDLAVIGDRGATLSGGQKARVNLARAVYQDADIYLLDDPLSAVDAEVGKHLFEQCICGLLKNKPRILVTHQLQYLKAADEILVLKEGHMVARGTYSELQGSGVDFTSLLKEDEDEEQDRATPGALSRSPHTLSQSSMLSHTSSVQSMMEGADHLPLPAQHMTEESRSEGTIGLRLYLKYFRAGANFLVLLALLLLNLLAHISYILQDWWLAYWASEQQHLNVTEPITNSSAPQHLDLDLYLGVYAGLTAATILFGFLRSLVYFNVLVMSAQTLHNRMFNAILRTPVRFFDVHPIGRILNRFSKDIGQLDSLLPWTFVDFTQVFLQILGVIAVAATAIPWILVPVAPLLVAFLFLRRYFLRTSRDIKRLESTTRSPVFSHLSSSLQGLWTIRAFKAQQRLQQTFDQHQDLHSEAWFLFLTTSRWFAVRLDGICSIFVALTAFGCLFLRDDMEAGGVGLALSYAVTLIGMFQWGVRQSAEVENMMTSVERVVEYSELEREATWESEKRPPADWPKNGVIIFDQVNFSYSLDGPVVLKNMSAIFRSREKVGIVGRTGAGKSSLISALFRLAEPEGRISIDGVLTSELGLHTLRQKMSIIPQDPVLFTGTMRKNLDPFSQHTDEDLWNALQEVQLRPAVEELPGRLETVLAESGSNFSVGQRQLVCLARAILRRNRILVIDEATANVDPRTDGLIQQTIREKFRECTVLTIAHRLNTIIDCDRILVYMSKGRPNEANGLSAVSTKEGSSVVFETAL encoded by the exons ATGGAGCCAGTACGGAAAGAGACAAAGCATAATCCTTCGGCCACAGCTAATCTTCTGTCCAAGATTTTTTTCTG CTGGCTTAATCCACTATTTAAAATTGGTTACAAGCGGAGGTTAGAGGAACATGACATGTACAAAGTGCTCCCAGAAGATGGGTCTGAACGACTAGGGGAAGACCTACAGCG GCACTGGGACCAAGAGGTGCAGAGGGCAGCCAAAGAGCTGCGCAAACCTAAGCTAACCAAAGCCCTTATCAGATGCTATTGGAAGTCTTACGCTTGCATAGGAATATACACTCTTGTTGAG GAGATCATCAAAGTAGGCCAGCCAGTCCTTCTTGGAAAGCTGATCCAGTACTTTGAGAGCTATGACCCTAACAATATGGCCGCCCTTCATGAGGCCTATGCTTATGCCGCTGGCATCTCCATATCAACCCTCGGTCTGgccgccctccaccatctctACTTCTACCACGTTCAGAGAGCAGGAATGAAGATCCGGGTGGCCATGTGTCATGTGATTTATCGGAAG GCCCTCTGTCTGAACAGTACAGCCCTGGGCAAAACAACCACGGGGCAAATTGTGAACCTCTTATCCAACGACGTCAACAAGTTTGACGAG GTCACCATCTTTCTACACTATTTGTGGGTTGGTCCCCTGCAAGCAGCAGCTGTGATAGGTTTGCTGTGGTTTGAGATAGGCCCATCATGCCTTGCAGGAATGGCATTGCTGGTCATCCTGATGCCTGTCCAGACTCTCTTTGGGCGTTTGTTCTCATCTCTAAG GGCACAAACTGCATCTTTAACTGACAACCGAATACGCACAATGAACGAAGTGGTCTCAGGAATTCGTATCATCAAGATGTATGCATGGGAGAAACCTTTTTCAGCTCTGGTAGATGAAATCAGAAG gaaGGAGATCTCGAAGATCATGAGGAGCTCCTACCTGCGAGGCCTCAACATGGCCTCCTTCTTCGTGGCCAGCAAGATCATCGTCTTCATCACCTTCTGCGTGTACGTGCTGACTGGGAACAGGATCTCGGCCAGCCGTGTGTTTGTGGCCGTGTCCCTGTACGGCGCCGTCAGACTCACCGTCACGCTGTTCTTCCCCTCGGCCATCGAGAGGCTGTCTGAGACGCTGGTCAGCGTCCGCAGAATCAAG AACTTCTTACTGTTGGAGGAAGTGTCGACACTACATTTGGGCGCCCCtgtgggagagaagagggactgCATGGTGGAGATCCAGAACATAGTCTGCTACTGGGAAAAG gtgtcaGATGCCCCGACGCTGCAGAACGTGTCCTTCACAGTGAGGTCGGAGCAGCTCCTGGCTGTCATCGGACCAGTAGGCGCCGGGAAG TCCTCTCTGCTCAGCACCATCCTGGGAGAGCTCTCTCTGGACACGGGTGTGGTCAAGGTCAGGGGCGAGCTGACCTATGCCTGCCAGCAGCCTTGGATCTTCCCTGGCACCATCAGGAGCAACATCCTGTTTGGGAAGGAGCTCCACCCCCAGAAGTACGAGAGAGTCCTCCGAGCCTGCGCCCTCAAGAGG GACATGGAGCTTCTGCCGGGAGGGGACCTGGCGGTGATCGGTGACCGGGGGGCCACCCTGAGTGGAGGGCAGAAGGCCCGGGTCAACCTGGCCAG gGCAGTGTACCAGGATGCGGATATCTACCTGCTGGATGACCCTCTCAGTGCTGTGGATGCTGAGGTGGGGAAGCACCTGTTTGAGCA GTGCATCTGCGGCCTGTTGAAGAACAAACCTCGCATCCTCGTCactcaccagctgcagtacctgAAGGCTGCGGACGAGATCCTCGTCCTAAAGgag GGCCACATGGTGGCGAGGGGGACCTACTCTGAGCTGCAGGGCTCCGGCGTGGACTTCACCTCCCTGCTgaaggaggacgaggacgaggagcaGGACAGGGCCACCCCCGGGGCCCTCTCCCGCTCCCCTCACACGCTCTCCCAGAGCTCCATGctctcccacacctcctctgTGCAGTCCATGATGGAGGGAGCAGACCACCTCCCCCTG CCGGCGCAGCACATGACTGAGGAGAGCCGCTCGGAGGGCACCATCGGCCTGCGTCTCTACCTCAAGTACTTCAGAGCCGGGGCCAACTTCCTGGTGCTGcttgctctccttctcctcaaccTGCTTGCTCAT aTCAGCTATATACTACAGGACTGGTGGCTGGCCTATTG GGCCTCTGAACAGCAGCACCTCAATGTGACAGAACCCATCACCAACAGCAGCGCCCCTCAGCATCTGGACCTTGACCTGTACTTGGGTGTTTACGCAG GTTTGACCGCGGCCACCATCCTGTTTGGCTTCCTGCGCAGCCTGGTTTACTTCAACGTCCTGGTGATGTCGGCGCAGACTCTGCACAACCGCATGTTCAACGCCATCCTGCGCACGCCTGTACGCTTCTTCGACGTTCATCCGATTG GAAGAATCCTCAACAGGTTCTCCAAGGACATCGGCCAGCTGGACTCCCTGCTGCCCTGGACGTTTGTGGACTTTACCCAG GTGTTCCTTCAGATCCTCGGGGTGATCGCAGTGGCGGCCACCGCCATCCCCTGGATCCTCGTCCCCGTCGCCCCTCTGCTCGTCGCCTTCCTGTTCCTCCGCCGCTACTTCCTGCGGACCTCGCGAGACATCAAGCGCCTGGAGTCCACCA ctcggAGTCCTGTCTTCTCccacctgtcctcctccctccaaggTCTTTGGACCATCCGTGCCTTCAAAGCCCAACAGAGACTACAGCAAACCTTCGACCAACACCAGGACCTCCACTCTG AGGCGTGGTTCCTGTTCCTGACTACCTCACGGTGGTTTGCTGTGCGTCTGGATGGGATCTGCTCCATCTTTGTGGCCCTCACTGCCTTCGGATGCCTGTTCCTCAGGGATG ATATGGAGGCCGGGGGGGTCGGCCTGGCGCTCTCCTACGCTGTGACCCTCATCGGGATGTTCCAGTGGGGGGTCCGACAGAGTGCCGAGGTGGAGAACATG ATGACgtcagtggagcgagtggtggAGTACTCCGAGCTGGAGAGGGAAGCGACCTGGGAGAGCGAAAAACGCCCTCCAGCTGACTGGCCTAAAAATGGCGTCATCATTTTCGACCAGGTCAACTTCTCCTACAGCCTGGACGGCCCCGTGGTCCTGAAGAACATGTCAGCCATCTTCCGATCCAGAGAGAAG GTTGGCATCGTGGGGCGTACGGGCGCGGGGAAGAGCTCCCTCATCTCTGCCCTGTTCCGCCTGGCAGAGCCTGAGGGCCGGATCTCCATCGATGGCGTTTTGACCTCGGAGTTGGGCCTTCACACCCTGCGCCAGAAGATGTCCATCATCCCACAG GACCCAGTTCTCTTCACGGGCACCATGAGGAAGAATCTGGACCCTTTCAGCCAGCACACAGACGAAGACCTGTGGAATGCACTCCAAGAG gtgCAGCTGAGGCCTGCCGTGGAGGAGCTGCCCGGCCGGCTGGAGACGGTGCTTGCCGAGTCCGGATCAAACTTCAGCGTGGGTCAGAGGCAGCTGGTGTGCCTGGCCAGGGCCATCCTCAGGAGGAACCGCATCCTCGTCATCGACGAGGCCACCGCCAACGTGGACCCCAG AACCGACGGCTTGATCCAGCAGACCATCAGGGAGAAGTTCAGGGAGTGTACAGTTCTCACCATCGCCCACCGGCTCAACACCATCATCGACTGTGATAGGATACTG